From a single Bacteroidia bacterium genomic region:
- a CDS encoding transposase, translated as MGRRKFTSQFKTKVVLEALKERSSLTELAQKYELHPQQITTWKRTFLSSAESVFSQPELSAQDEAAEEKARLLQIIGEQKVELEFLKKKLR; from the coding sequence ATGGGAAGAAGAAAATTCACCTCACAATTCAAGACAAAAGTGGTGCTTGAAGCGCTGAAAGAGCGATCAAGTCTGACGGAATTGGCACAAAAATACGAGCTTCATCCTCAACAAATTACCACGTGGAAGCGCACCTTTCTATCGAGTGCGGAGTCTGTGTTTTCCCAGCCGGAGTTATCAGCTCAGGACGAGGCGGCCGAGGAGAAAGCCCGCCTACTACAAATCATCGGGGAGCAAAAAGTGGAACTGGAGTTTCTTAAAAAAAAATTGCGATGA
- a CDS encoding gliding motility-associated C-terminal domain-containing protein gives MRPALLRLLCFCMVNIWLMGNFLAQTDTEYWFAAPDVSAVAGDTPVLLVIGSAGAFSDVVIDFPANPLFTPLTYDLFPSEMEIIDLTPYLNQLETQPPDFILKKGLHITATTPITAYYRIAATNHADDYNLRGKQALGKEFFIPGQTQFINVQGASFFDMVATQNQTTIQITPASNIQNHVAGVPFSIVLNRGETFSCRESGTNLAGNLVGSYILADKPIAVTVSDDALSLGTGSGNDLSGDQIIPVKSLGTDYIVMKGEANVERVYLTATEDLTVVNIQGKSPINLSRGQTSVVDLSLNATAITSTLPIYVWHQSGAGDEPGGTIIPPITCTGTRVVKFVRPFSDNFFFYLLTRAGNEDNFRLNGASNILASSFSPVPGTNGQWMAGRIEALGSLVTSTNQIDNTSGVFHMGMINVDIGKQASYAYFSNYSPLALGEEIFFCKGDSVVLNAGAENSNFLWSTGDMTQQIVVSQPGKYWVNADFEGCPLSDTIRVGEISPEINLGPDTTICAEDGLTLNLNIPGATYLWNDSLRTPFRTITTAGTYWLTVNQQGCLVSDTLIVQVQPLPPLDLGPDITLCGGQSVTLNASAAFATYRWQNGNTSAQQLVSTAGTYHVVRMLAGCNQRDTVEVSVSSLTVPNGLDTTLCQGDSLRVDVTTSGADYLWEDGSEEPVRIITEPGRYFVQISDNCESAQTDFFVGVTDCECFVFIPNVFTPNEDGINDDFRPRVICPLESYGLVIFDRWGKKVFESQSPQDYWTGSIGSRPAPAGVYYWAIQFRKAGGATTQVTRGNITLMR, from the coding sequence ATGCGTCCAGCTTTACTCCGTTTGTTGTGTTTTTGTATGGTGAATATCTGGCTTATGGGCAACTTTCTGGCTCAGACAGATACGGAATACTGGTTTGCTGCACCCGATGTAAGTGCTGTCGCCGGGGATACGCCCGTTTTGCTGGTAATTGGCAGCGCAGGTGCTTTTTCTGATGTAGTAATCGATTTTCCCGCCAATCCGTTATTCACTCCATTGACCTACGATCTGTTTCCCAGCGAAATGGAGATCATTGACCTCACCCCCTACCTCAACCAACTGGAAACCCAGCCTCCGGATTTTATCCTGAAAAAAGGGCTCCATATTACCGCTACCACACCTATCACTGCCTACTACCGGATTGCCGCAACCAACCATGCCGATGACTACAATCTTCGCGGAAAACAGGCACTGGGGAAAGAGTTTTTTATTCCCGGCCAGACACAGTTTATCAATGTTCAAGGGGCTTCTTTTTTTGATATGGTCGCCACACAAAATCAGACCACCATTCAAATTACCCCCGCTTCAAATATTCAGAATCATGTAGCGGGTGTTCCTTTTTCCATTGTGCTAAACAGAGGCGAAACTTTCTCCTGCCGCGAAAGCGGAACCAATCTGGCCGGCAATCTCGTGGGGTCTTACATACTCGCAGATAAACCCATTGCGGTTACCGTCTCCGATGATGCCTTGTCGCTGGGAACGGGTTCGGGAAATGATCTTTCCGGAGATCAGATTATCCCGGTGAAAAGCCTGGGAACTGATTATATTGTCATGAAAGGGGAGGCAAATGTCGAACGCGTTTACCTTACGGCCACAGAAGATCTGACCGTTGTGAACATTCAGGGGAAATCTCCCATAAACCTCAGCCGCGGCCAGACCAGTGTCGTTGACCTTTCTCTGAATGCAACTGCCATCACCAGCACTTTGCCGATATATGTCTGGCACCAGAGTGGTGCTGGAGATGAGCCGGGAGGAACCATTATTCCGCCGATAACCTGTACCGGGACCCGCGTAGTGAAATTTGTGCGCCCCTTCAGTGATAATTTTTTCTTTTACCTCCTTACCCGTGCAGGCAATGAAGATAACTTCCGGCTAAATGGCGCCTCCAATATCCTTGCTTCCTCCTTTTCTCCCGTTCCGGGTACCAATGGACAATGGATGGCGGGACGAATAGAGGCGCTGGGTTCTCTCGTTACCTCCACCAACCAGATCGATAATACCTCCGGGGTCTTTCATATGGGAATGATTAATGTGGACATCGGAAAGCAGGCCTCTTACGCCTATTTTTCCAACTACAGTCCACTGGCGCTGGGCGAAGAAATATTTTTCTGTAAAGGAGACTCCGTAGTGCTCAATGCCGGAGCAGAAAACAGCAATTTTCTCTGGAGCACCGGCGATATGACACAGCAGATTGTGGTTTCTCAGCCGGGAAAATACTGGGTGAATGCAGATTTTGAAGGATGCCCGCTGAGTGATACGATTCGCGTAGGCGAAATTTCTCCGGAAATAAACCTCGGTCCTGACACGACCATTTGTGCGGAAGATGGACTTACGCTCAACCTGAATATCCCCGGCGCAACATACCTCTGGAACGATAGCCTGAGGACGCCATTCCGCACGATCACAACTGCCGGAACCTATTGGCTAACCGTCAATCAGCAAGGCTGCCTGGTTTCGGATACCCTGATTGTACAGGTACAACCTCTGCCTCCCCTTGACCTTGGCCCCGATATCACACTCTGTGGCGGGCAGAGCGTTACACTCAATGCATCTGCGGCCTTTGCTACTTATCGCTGGCAGAATGGAAACACATCTGCACAGCAGCTGGTCTCCACCGCAGGCACCTATCATGTGGTGCGGATGCTTGCCGGGTGCAACCAGCGCGATACGGTGGAGGTGTCGGTTTCTTCACTTACTGTACCAAACGGGCTGGATACTACCCTTTGTCAGGGCGACAGTTTGCGCGTTGATGTTACTACCTCAGGGGCAGATTACCTTTGGGAGGATGGTTCGGAGGAACCGGTGCGAATCATTACGGAGCCTGGAAGGTATTTTGTACAGATTTCTGACAACTGCGAATCGGCACAGACAGACTTTTTTGTCGGCGTTACAGACTGCGAATGTTTTGTCTTTATCCCCAATGTCTTTACCCCCAATGAAGACGGAATCAATGACGATTTTCGGCCAAGGGTAATTTGTCCACTCGAAAGTTATGGGCTGGTGATTTTTGACCGTTGGGGCAAAAAAGTATTTGAAAGCCAATCCCCGCAGGACTATTGGACAGGCAGCATCGGCAGCAGACCGGCACCGGCGGGGGTGTATTACTGGGCGATACAATTTCGCAAGGCGGGAGGAGCCACTACGCAGGTGACGAGAGGAAATATTACGCTGATGCGGTGA
- a CDS encoding DUF6175 family protein, which yields MKKILYVLFFCPMLVMSQAKKPTLMVLPSDAWCTQQGFIQEFQDEGRKVVLPDLERAVNSDMDLLSVIAKINGLLADRGFPAKALDQELKSLSTDNALDDVGMSRDGGSVLESPIDKLYKHAQSDIIIQVQWKVNKTGPKNSVKYTLRALDAYTNKEVATVDGTGEPSFEAEISRLLEEAIIAHMDNFSDRLQRHFEDMFENGREITLRIRIWDSWGQDLYEEYGDSELGEIIEDWLAENSVKGRFSTTTYSDTYMYFEQVRMPMFDDRNRAIDARRWARELQKFLQDAPYNIPSRLDTRGLGQATLTLGSK from the coding sequence ATGAAAAAAATCTTATATGTTTTATTTTTTTGCCCGATGCTTGTCATGAGCCAGGCAAAAAAACCTACGTTAATGGTTCTACCCAGTGATGCGTGGTGTACTCAACAGGGATTTATACAGGAATTTCAGGATGAAGGGAGAAAGGTGGTTTTACCTGATCTGGAGAGAGCTGTAAACAGTGATATGGACCTATTAAGTGTGATTGCTAAAATCAATGGACTACTGGCCGACCGGGGTTTCCCGGCAAAGGCTCTTGATCAGGAGCTAAAAAGCCTTAGCACAGATAATGCATTAGATGATGTGGGTATGAGCAGAGACGGAGGGAGCGTGTTGGAAAGCCCAATTGACAAACTCTACAAACACGCTCAATCAGATATTATTATTCAAGTTCAGTGGAAAGTTAATAAAACAGGTCCAAAAAACTCTGTAAAATATACACTCAGGGCACTTGATGCTTATACCAATAAAGAGGTAGCTACGGTGGACGGGACAGGAGAGCCGTCTTTTGAGGCTGAGATAAGCCGTCTGCTTGAGGAAGCGATAATAGCTCATATGGATAATTTTTCAGATAGATTACAACGGCATTTTGAAGATATGTTTGAAAATGGCAGGGAAATCACACTGCGTATCCGCATTTGGGATTCATGGGGGCAGGATCTCTATGAAGAATATGGGGATAGCGAACTGGGTGAGATTATAGAAGACTGGCTGGCTGAAAACTCGGTCAAAGGCAGATTTTCTACTACAACCTATTCGGATACTTATATGTATTTTGAGCAGGTACGAATGCCAATGTTTGATGACAGAAACCGGGCAATAGACGCCAGAAGATGGGCTCGTGAGCTTCAAAAATTTCTTCAAGACGCTCCATATAATATCCCTTCACGCCTCGATACAAGAGGGTTAGGTCAGGCTACTTTAACCCTGGGTAGTAAGTAA
- a CDS encoding alcohol dehydrogenase family protein, with protein sequence MKALTFQGIRDIRYESAADPVIVAPEDVIVKVLYTAVCGSDLHIYHGRESGLDTGTVMGHEFVGEIVETGRAVKKLKKGDHVVSPFTTNCGECYYCRIGLTCRCERGQLYGWVENGHGLHGGQAEYVRVPMADTTLVRYSAEMDATQVLLTGDIMATGYFCADQADVRPEGVYAVVGCGPVGLMAILGAKARGAETIFAIDTIPERLEWAKKLGAIPIDFQERDSLERIRSLTHGRGADGVMEAVGSSSAARLAYDLVRPGGIISTVGVHTSPGFPFSPAQAYDKNLTYKIGRCPARFYMEKLLESIQAGQADLRPFISTIMPLAEGRTAYDRFDRKEPGYLKVILKSTEGV encoded by the coding sequence ATGAAAGCACTTACTTTTCAGGGAATTCGCGATATACGTTATGAATCTGCTGCTGACCCGGTAATTGTGGCTCCGGAGGATGTGATTGTGAAGGTATTATATACGGCAGTATGTGGCTCTGATCTGCATATTTATCACGGCAGGGAATCGGGGCTGGATACTGGTACGGTTATGGGGCATGAATTTGTCGGAGAAATTGTCGAAACCGGAAGGGCCGTAAAAAAATTAAAAAAGGGCGACCATGTTGTGAGCCCATTTACTACCAATTGCGGGGAATGTTATTATTGCCGGATCGGGCTTACCTGCCGCTGTGAGCGTGGGCAGTTGTATGGTTGGGTGGAAAATGGCCATGGCCTTCACGGCGGACAGGCAGAATATGTGCGGGTTCCGATGGCTGATACAACGCTTGTTCGGTATTCGGCGGAGATGGATGCCACACAGGTTTTGCTGACCGGCGATATCATGGCGACAGGCTATTTTTGTGCAGACCAGGCAGATGTGCGTCCCGAAGGCGTATATGCTGTGGTCGGTTGCGGGCCGGTAGGGTTAATGGCGATTTTGGGAGCCAAAGCGCGTGGCGCTGAAACAATTTTTGCCATAGACACGATTCCGGAAAGACTGGAATGGGCAAAAAAACTGGGAGCTATTCCGATTGATTTTCAAGAAAGAGATTCGCTGGAACGCATCCGCTCGCTGACACACGGGCGGGGAGCGGATGGCGTAATGGAAGCCGTCGGAAGCTCATCCGCAGCGAGACTGGCCTATGACCTGGTGCGTCCCGGAGGCATTATATCAACGGTGGGCGTCCATACAAGTCCGGGATTTCCCTTTTCTCCGGCACAGGCCTATGACAAAAACCTTACCTATAAAATCGGCAGATGTCCGGCGCGGTTTTATATGGAAAAATTGTTGGAAAGTATACAGGCCGGCCAGGCAGATCTCCGTCCATTTATTTCTACAATCATGCCTTTAGCGGAAGGCAGGACTGCTTATGATCGATTTGACCGAAAAGAACCCGGCTATCTCAAAGTAATACTTAAGTCTACAGAGGGTGTTTGA
- a CDS encoding PhoPQ-activated protein PqaA family protein, producing the protein MKYVNLLLLSLFVFLFSCRPAPEPFAAVSLNPFESYVQTVSPDFAWETVDTIPGEGYSAYVIRFVSQRWLTEAEVKDPVWWHWLTIVVPDEAESNTGMLFIGGGNRKRQQPAKASDLVLQTALLSKSVVADLHNVPNQPVEFVGDDFGPREEDELISYGWRKFLEGGAKDEDAKWLARLPMTTAAVRAMDVVEAFSRKSLSHPVNQFVVAGASKRGWTTWTTAAMDKRVIAIVPIVIDLLNIVPSFEHHWQVYGQWAPAVGNYSQEGIMEWQGSAEYARMLELTEPFSYRDRLDMPKMIINGTGDQFFLPDSWKFYWKDLIGEKHLRYVPNSEHSMRETDALETLISFYQSIVTETPRPDFDWKVENGELVIQTSPEFVPQSITLWQAHNPKARNFQVDSIGRAYQPMDIPLATDGTYRLKADKPEAGYTAFFAELTFPGVAEIPIKLTTGVVVTPDTYPFAAFAPVTPKGTRLKE; encoded by the coding sequence ATGAAATACGTAAACCTGCTACTGCTTTCACTTTTTGTTTTTCTGTTTTCCTGCCGCCCTGCGCCAGAGCCTTTTGCCGCTGTTTCCCTCAATCCGTTTGAGTCGTATGTGCAGACGGTTTCGCCAGATTTTGCATGGGAAACCGTTGATACAATTCCTGGTGAGGGTTATTCTGCCTATGTCATCCGCTTCGTATCTCAACGATGGCTGACAGAAGCTGAAGTCAAAGATCCTGTCTGGTGGCACTGGCTTACCATCGTTGTGCCTGACGAGGCCGAAAGTAATACGGGTATGCTTTTTATCGGCGGGGGAAACCGCAAGCGCCAACAACCTGCCAAAGCCAGCGACCTCGTTCTCCAGACCGCTCTGCTGTCTAAGTCCGTCGTGGCTGATCTTCACAATGTGCCCAACCAACCGGTCGAATTTGTCGGCGATGATTTTGGCCCCCGCGAAGAAGACGAACTGATCTCTTACGGATGGCGAAAATTTCTCGAAGGTGGTGCCAAAGATGAAGATGCCAAATGGCTGGCACGGCTTCCTATGACCACCGCTGCCGTTCGCGCTATGGATGTGGTAGAAGCTTTCTCCCGGAAAAGTCTGTCTCACCCTGTAAATCAATTTGTAGTAGCCGGTGCCTCCAAACGCGGATGGACAACCTGGACCACTGCCGCTATGGATAAACGGGTAATTGCAATTGTTCCAATCGTCATAGATTTGCTCAATATTGTTCCTTCCTTCGAACACCACTGGCAGGTATATGGCCAATGGGCACCCGCAGTAGGTAATTATTCTCAGGAGGGAATTATGGAATGGCAGGGCTCGGCAGAATATGCGCGGATGCTCGAACTCACAGAACCTTTCTCCTACCGCGACCGGCTGGATATGCCCAAAATGATCATCAACGGTACAGGTGACCAGTTTTTTCTCCCCGATTCCTGGAAGTTTTACTGGAAAGATCTGATCGGCGAAAAACACCTTCGGTATGTTCCCAACAGTGAACACTCCATGCGCGAAACTGATGCCCTCGAAACGCTCATCTCCTTCTACCAGAGCATTGTTACCGAAACCCCACGTCCTGATTTTGACTGGAAGGTGGAAAATGGCGAACTGGTGATTCAGACTTCCCCCGAATTTGTACCTCAGTCTATTACGCTGTGGCAGGCGCACAATCCGAAAGCCCGCAATTTTCAGGTGGACTCGATCGGCAGAGCTTATCAACCCATGGACATACCGCTGGCTACAGACGGTACATACCGGCTGAAAGCAGACAAGCCGGAGGCGGGTTATACTGCATTTTTTGCAGAACTAACTTTCCCTGGCGTTGCAGAAATTCCCATCAAACTAACAACGGGCGTTGTCGTAACCCCTGATACTTATCCGTTTGCTGCATTTGCTCCGGTAACGCCCAAAGGTACAAGACTGAAAGAATAA